From Actinomyces sp. oral taxon 171 str. F0337, one genomic window encodes:
- a CDS encoding FecCD family ABC transporter permease encodes MSTSTATTDPSTGVSRQVRRCLAALILLTALAVTAALCSIAFGTRVVGIGEIVGGLSGSRTDIGALVVAERLPRTAVALVAGAALGVSGALMQAVTRNPIADPGILGVNIGASLAILIGVAFLDISGASQFLWFALIGATLTAVFVYAIGSLGPGGPTPVKLALAGVATSAVLSCAISAVMLPRAQGLDDYRFWQMGSLGRGNWNSLTTIAPFLAVATVLALLVAGPLNSLALGEEMAIGLGVNVTRTRLAAASAGVLLCSAVTAVIGPIGFVGLMVPHTVRMLCGPDHRWLLPLSALCGADLLTLSDVVGRVVSRPSAALPVAVVTAFIGAPILIMIVRGTKVREL; translated from the coding sequence GTGAGTACCTCAACAGCGACAACCGATCCAAGCACTGGCGTCAGCAGGCAGGTGCGCCGGTGCCTGGCCGCCCTGATCCTTCTGACGGCGCTCGCCGTCACCGCCGCCCTGTGCTCAATCGCCTTCGGTACTCGGGTCGTGGGGATTGGGGAGATCGTCGGAGGCCTGTCCGGCTCGCGCACCGACATCGGCGCGCTGGTGGTCGCCGAGCGCCTGCCGCGCACCGCCGTCGCCCTTGTGGCCGGGGCAGCCCTCGGGGTCTCCGGCGCCCTCATGCAGGCGGTGACCCGCAACCCCATCGCCGACCCCGGGATCCTCGGCGTCAACATCGGTGCCTCGCTGGCGATTCTCATCGGTGTCGCCTTCCTCGACATCTCGGGGGCCTCACAGTTCCTGTGGTTCGCCCTCATCGGGGCGACCCTGACGGCGGTGTTCGTCTACGCCATCGGCTCCCTGGGTCCGGGCGGTCCGACGCCGGTCAAGCTCGCCCTAGCAGGTGTGGCCACGAGCGCCGTCCTGTCCTGCGCCATCAGCGCCGTCATGCTTCCGCGCGCTCAGGGCCTCGACGACTACCGCTTCTGGCAGATGGGTTCCCTGGGGCGCGGCAACTGGAACTCCCTGACGACGATCGCCCCCTTCCTGGCCGTGGCTACCGTCCTGGCGCTTCTGGTCGCAGGCCCTCTCAACTCACTGGCGCTGGGCGAGGAGATGGCCATCGGGCTGGGCGTCAACGTCACCCGTACGCGCCTGGCGGCGGCGAGCGCCGGCGTGCTCCTGTGCTCGGCGGTGACCGCCGTCATTGGCCCCATCGGGTTCGTCGGACTCATGGTCCCCCACACGGTGCGCATGCTCTGCGGCCCCGATCACCGCTGGCTGCTGCCGCTATCCGCCCTGTGCGGAGCCGACCTGCTGACCCTGTCCGATGTCGTCGGGCGGGTCGTCTCCCGCCCCTCGGCCGCGTTGCCGGTGGCGGTGGTGACCGCCTTCATCGGCGCCCCCATCCTCATCATGATCGTCCGTGGAACGAAGGTGCGCGAGCTATGA